Proteins found in one Coffea eugenioides isolate CCC68of chromosome 5, Ceug_1.0, whole genome shotgun sequence genomic segment:
- the LOC113771913 gene encoding GDSL esterase/lipase At5g03980-like has product MARQATMYSTLKRCLFILVCFLIVSPTAFTAQETICPFQHIYQFGDSISDTGNIILKGGLASVSPSSRLPYGMTSFHRPTGRCSNGLLMIDFISRALNLPLLDPYLKRTGVFNQGVDFAVAGSTALDTSFFQARNIPVPISNTPLSAQMQWFKDHLKSVCRSPSDCAARLQRSLIMMGEIGGNDYNHAFFNGKSIQEVRTYVRHVVSAIINGVREVVRLGAVRVVVPGNFPIGCIPIYLTSFANPDPEAYDQMGCLREVNEFARYHNNYLQRALHSLRQKLKRDNPNVVVVYADYYGALESVLARAPFLGFDRGSLLKSCCGIGGIYNYDGRRMCGTPGVPVCREPEKYIHWDGIHMTQKAYRHMSEFLISDMLSKMQCVW; this is encoded by the coding sequence ATGGCTAGACAAGCAACTATGTATTCTACTTTGAAGCGTTGCCTCTTCATTCTAGTTTGCTTCCTCATAGTCAGTCCTACAGCTTTCACGGCTCAAGAAACCATTTGTCCCTTCCAACATATCTACCAGTTCGGCGATTCAATCTCAGATACCGGAAACATCATCCTCAAGGGTGGCTTAGCTTCAGTATCTCCCTCATCTCGCTTGCCATATGGAATGACTTCCTTTCATAGACCCACTGGTCGATGCTCAAACGGCCTTCTCATGATCGACTTCATCTCCAGAGCTCTTAATCTTCCTCTCCTGGATCCCTACTTGAAAAGAACTGGAGTATTCAATCAGGGAGTAGACTTTGCTGTAGCAGGGAGCACAGCTCTCGACACCTCATTTTTCCAGGCCCGAAATATTCCAGTTCCTATCTCCAATACTCCTCTCAGTGCTCAGATGCAATGGTTTAAAGATCATCTCAAATCCGTCTGCCGTTCCCCATCAGATTGTGCAGCTAGACTTCAAAGATCCTTAATAATGATGGGAGAAATTGGGGGTAATGATTATAACCATGCTTTCTTCAATGGAAAATCAATACAAGAGGTCAGGACTTATGTTCGTCACGTCGTAAGTGCGATAATCAATGGGGTAAGAGAAGTTGTTAGACTCGGGGCTGTTCGTGTTGTGGTTCCAGGAAATTTCCCTATTGGTTGCATCCCAATTTATTTGACTAGTTTTGCGAATCCTGATCCAGAAGCATACGATCAGATGGGATGCCTGAGAGAGGTAAATGAGTTTGCAAGGTACCACAACAACTATCTTCAAAGGGCTCTTCATTCTTTGAGGCAAAAGTTGAAAAGGGATAATCCAAACGTGGTTGTTGTCTACGCTGATTACTACGGGGCTCTGGAATCAGTTCTTGCTCGTGCTCCGTTTCTTGGATTCGACCGAGGATCTTTATTAAAATCATGTTGTGGGATTGGAGGGATTTACAACTATGATGGTCGGAGGATGTGCGGAACACCTGGAGTTCCAGTTTGTCGAGAGCCTGAAAAGTACATACATTGGGATGGAATTCATATGACACAGAAAGCTTATCGCCATATGTCTGAGTTTCTGATCAGTGACATGTTGTCAAAGATGCAGTGCGTGTGGTAG